A single genomic interval of Salmo trutta chromosome 13, fSalTru1.1, whole genome shotgun sequence harbors:
- the LOC115204948 gene encoding potassium voltage-gated channel subfamily E member 4-like → MEKSDNFTTPQVLHLQRANDASQTDKSNGNAYVYIFIVISFYGVFLVGIMLGYVRSKRREKRRSNVFTRLVHEEEQREWGARQKKHSITMPSFQVSLPFSARSQGLYEGRVLSSPLACALCSIEQSSVSSLCSSADVRLAIEEESDSGTAEGPDETLKCSSLDDFAEIQILREEL, encoded by the coding sequence ATGGAGAAGTCAGACAACTTTACAACGCCCCAAGTTCTTCACCTGCAGAGGGCTAATGACGCGTCCCAAACTGACAAAAGCAACGGCAACGCATACGTGTACATTTTCATAGTAATCTCCTTTTATGGGGTCTTCCTCGTTGGTATAATGCTGGGCTACGTTCGCTCCAAAAGGCGGGAGAAGAGAAGGTCGAATGTTTTTACGCGTCTGGTGCACGAAGAGGAGCAGCGGGAATGGGGCGCGCGGCAAAAGAAGCACAGCATCACCATGCCCTCCTTCCAGGTGTCGCTTCCCTTCTCCGCGAGGAGCCAGGGCCTCTATGAAGGAAGGGTCCTGAGCTCCCCTCTGGCCTGCGCCCTGTGCTCTATTGAGCAAAGCAGCGTCAGTTCACTGTGCTCCTCCGCCGACGTGCGCCTCGCCATCGAGGAGGAGTCGGACAGCGGGACGGCGGAGGGACCGGACGAGACCCTGAAGTGCAGCTCTCTCGACGACTTCGCCGAGATACAGATACTCCGAGAGGAACTGTGA